The following nucleotide sequence is from Candidatus Thermoplasmatota archaeon.
AAAAAGCGCTGGGCGAGGAAGAAGAAAAAATACTTCGTCTCCTTGCAGATTTTGACAATTGCAGGAAGAGAATGGAGAAAGAAACAGCCTATGCGGCATCTCGTGAAAAAGAAAGGTTGCTGCTCAAGTTTATTGACATATACGAAAATCTTCAGTCGGCATATGATACCATAAAGGATGACGGGCTCGGCATCGTTCTGAAGCAATTCAAGAGAGTGCTGGAAGGGGAAGGCGTGAAGGAGATAGATTCAGTAGGTAAAAAATTTGACTATAAGTTTCATCATGCGATAGCGACTGAGGAAAGTATTGAATATGAAGACGGGATTATCATGAAAGAAGTCAGGAAGGGCTATGCTATGAATGACAAGGTAATAAAACCGGCATATGTTGTGGTTTCAAAAGGTGATAAAGATGGCAAAAGTAGTGGGAATTGATTTAGGAACCATTAATTCGGAAGTGGCAATAATTGAAGGTGGAAAACCCGTGTTAATCAAAAGTGCTGAGGGAGACCCATATTTCCCATCAGTGGTAGCGTTTACCAAAGAAGGAGAAATGCTTGTCGGAGAGACTGCAAAGCGTCAGGCGATAACAAATCCCGAAGGCACTGTACACAGAATAAAAAGAAAGATGGGGTCAAACGAAAAAATAAAGATAAGGGGAAAAGAATACACACCGGAACA
It contains:
- a CDS encoding nucleotide exchange factor GrpE encodes the protein MGATKKGETKTGKAKTARKGPSKKKIAELEKALGEEEEKILRLLADFDNCRKRMEKETAYAASREKERLLLKFIDIYENLQSAYDTIKDDGLGIVLKQFKRVLEGEGVKEIDSVGKKFDYKFHHAIATEESIEYEDGIIMKEVRKGYAMNDKVIKPAYVVVSKGDKDGKSSGN